In Nitrospira sp., one genomic interval encodes:
- a CDS encoding CHASE3 domain-containing protein encodes MSDLLSNLPIARKLFLALVIPALTILILSVLTYRSVTTFSDDEGQLNDIYYSQRLASEYLRLIVDLETGFRGFVLTSQEHYLFPYRTAQDHVLNLGRTLEAQVSPYEDQRDLIASIQQLVKQFIEEKELLIEAVKAEHTEEARLYIEEGKGRSLMLKIRQDMGRLEHLAQAALNQRLAKLAQDRDDMLMTILGGGLFALICMVGSLHLIARSITTPLKRLAKAVVPSEANLVPQVPLMTRTDEIGNLSRVIHAMSTAIQSHVATVEQSEADLRQLNQDLVASEAKYRSIVDHAPFGIFTTRGMTLVFSNRYNSVLAGLDPSEEKDPDAVRRAIHPDDRDRVIAEFAQAVNEGRSYETVFRFLHADGTVRKVLSRRIPIRDATGQVVMYQGFNVDITALDLMQTRLSRAERLATLGQVAAGIAHEIRNPLVGIGSTTMLLLDDTEPQDPRRPDLEVILQETKRLDRIVNQIIDYARPREIVALPFDMAQLVQEVIKVLDEPLSSRKVTAKVAAPSAPYPIQADRDQLKQVLLNVIQNAIEATPPGGTISLALGLQTRRTEAGVEVTVTDRGQGISPAHLPHVFEPFFTSGKPRGTGLGLAICRNILDAHGGDLALESDLGVGTTVRVWCPLRQQLQLQRMQGEEYHAGHDLRHG; translated from the coding sequence GTGAGCGACCTGCTAAGCAATCTGCCTATCGCCCGCAAGCTGTTTCTTGCGTTGGTCATTCCTGCGCTGACGATCCTGATCTTGAGCGTCTTGACCTATCGCAGCGTCACGACCTTCTCCGACGATGAAGGCCAGCTCAACGACATCTACTATTCGCAACGCCTGGCATCGGAATATCTGCGGCTCATCGTCGATCTGGAAACGGGCTTTCGCGGGTTCGTCCTGACGAGCCAGGAGCACTATCTGTTTCCCTATCGCACGGCCCAGGACCACGTGCTGAACCTGGGGCGTACCCTGGAAGCGCAGGTGTCCCCCTATGAAGACCAGCGGGACTTGATCGCATCCATTCAACAGCTGGTGAAGCAATTCATCGAAGAAAAGGAACTCTTGATCGAGGCTGTGAAGGCGGAGCATACGGAAGAGGCGCGGTTGTATATCGAAGAGGGTAAGGGCCGCTCGCTGATGCTGAAGATCAGGCAGGACATGGGTCGGCTGGAACACCTGGCGCAAGCGGCCTTGAATCAACGTCTGGCGAAATTGGCCCAGGACCGCGACGACATGCTCATGACCATTCTCGGCGGCGGCCTGTTCGCGCTGATCTGCATGGTCGGAAGCCTGCACCTGATCGCCCGCTCGATCACCACCCCGCTCAAGCGGCTGGCCAAGGCCGTGGTGCCGTCGGAAGCGAACCTCGTTCCCCAGGTACCCCTCATGACCAGGACCGATGAAATCGGCAACCTCTCCCGCGTGATCCATGCCATGAGCACAGCCATTCAATCGCACGTGGCGACGGTGGAGCAGTCGGAAGCCGACTTGCGCCAGCTCAACCAGGACTTGGTCGCCTCCGAAGCCAAGTACCGCAGCATCGTAGACCATGCCCCGTTCGGCATCTTCACCACCCGCGGCATGACGCTCGTGTTCAGCAACCGGTACAACAGCGTCTTGGCTGGCCTCGACCCGAGCGAAGAAAAGGATCCCGATGCCGTGCGGCGTGCGATTCACCCCGACGACCGGGACCGTGTCATCGCGGAATTCGCGCAAGCGGTCAACGAGGGCCGGTCGTACGAAACGGTCTTTCGGTTCCTCCATGCGGACGGTACGGTTCGAAAGGTCTTGAGCCGGCGCATTCCGATCCGCGACGCGACAGGCCAGGTGGTGATGTACCAAGGCTTCAATGTGGACATCACCGCGCTCGACCTCATGCAGACCAGGCTGAGCCGGGCGGAACGGTTGGCGACGCTCGGTCAGGTGGCGGCCGGCATCGCCCATGAGATCCGAAACCCGCTCGTCGGGATCGGCTCCACCACTATGCTCCTCCTCGACGATACCGAACCGCAGGACCCCCGTCGTCCCGACCTGGAAGTCATTTTGCAGGAAACCAAGCGGTTGGATCGCATCGTCAACCAGATCATCGACTATGCGCGTCCGCGCGAAATCGTCGCGTTGCCGTTCGACATGGCCCAGTTGGTGCAAGAGGTCATCAAGGTGCTGGATGAACCCCTAAGCAGCCGGAAGGTCACGGCCAAGGTTGCTGCGCCGTCCGCGCCGTACCCCATTCAAGCCGATCGGGATCAGCTCAAGCAGGTACTGCTCAACGTGATTCAAAACGCCATCGAGGCCACGCCGCCGGGAGGCACCATCAGCTTGGCCCTAGGCTTACAGACTCGAAGAACGGAGGCGGGGGTAGAAGTCACGGTGACGGATCGCGGCCAGGGGATCAGCCCCGCCCACCTGCCGCATGTGTTCGAACCCTTCTTCACGAGCGGCAAACCTCGAGGAACGGGGTTGGGGCTCGCCATCTGCCGCAATATCCTCGATGCCCACGGGGGCGACTTGGCACTGGAGAGTGACCTCGGGGTCGGGACTACCGTGCGCGTCTGGTGTCCCCTACGACAACAACTGCAACTGCAACGGATGCAGGGAGAGGAGTACCATGCGGGCCACGATCTACGTCACGGATGA
- a CDS encoding formate/nitrite transporter family protein, with protein sequence MDYVKPYGVVDSMLAGGALKLSLPPRQLMLRGMLAGAYLGIGTSMAVTAAVETGYWIVGSLLFPFGLALAILLGAEIITGSFALLPVAAADGQQNAGLRQVFANWSWVFLGNLLGSTAYAGLFAIALTTAGDAQINAVGIKLMAIAEAKTNYYASHGASGLLAAFTKGMLCNWMVSLAVVAAYMSTSFSGKILAIWGPTLLFFSQGFEHAVVNMFLIPIGMLLGAPITVSTWWLWNQIPVTLGNLVGGMLFTGLAMYAAHRVVAPVSAPQPQATMASDGAAARADRPGYSPSF encoded by the coding sequence ATGGACTACGTGAAACCCTATGGCGTGGTGGACAGCATGTTAGCCGGCGGCGCGTTGAAGCTCAGTTTGCCTCCGCGCCAACTCATGTTGCGCGGCATGCTCGCCGGAGCCTACTTGGGCATCGGCACGAGTATGGCCGTGACGGCTGCGGTTGAGACGGGCTATTGGATCGTCGGGAGCCTCCTGTTTCCCTTCGGGTTGGCCCTCGCCATCCTCCTCGGCGCGGAGATCATCACCGGCAGTTTTGCCCTTCTCCCGGTCGCGGCTGCCGACGGCCAACAGAATGCCGGCCTGCGCCAGGTGTTCGCGAATTGGAGCTGGGTGTTTCTCGGCAACCTGTTGGGGAGCACGGCCTATGCGGGCCTGTTTGCGATCGCCCTCACTACGGCGGGCGACGCGCAGATCAACGCAGTGGGGATCAAGCTCATGGCGATCGCGGAGGCCAAAACGAACTATTACGCTTCGCATGGTGCGTCCGGTCTCTTGGCCGCTTTCACCAAGGGCATGCTCTGCAACTGGATGGTGAGCCTGGCAGTGGTGGCGGCCTATATGTCCACGTCGTTTTCAGGGAAGATCCTGGCCATCTGGGGGCCGACCCTGCTGTTCTTCTCGCAAGGGTTTGAGCATGCGGTGGTGAATATGTTCTTGATTCCCATCGGCATGCTGCTGGGCGCGCCCATTACGGTGTCCACCTGGTGGCTTTGGAACCAGATTCCGGTGACGTTGGGGAATTTGGTGGGCGGCATGTTGTTCACGGGCTTGGCGATGTATGCGGCGCATCGCGTCGTTGCCCCAGTTTCGGCACCGCAGCCCCAGGCGACGATGGCGTCTGACGGGGCGGCCGCACGGGCGGATCGCCCGGGGTATTCTCCTTCGTTCTGA
- a CDS encoding MFS transporter, whose translation MAAVYLRRLRGWRFVLFNAVLGLSHIVVLFNAGSYIALLPHVSGDLGGVLPSFVTWAQTDFMVGLALGFPLARYLSGRIGDYRLLIGAFMVYSVASYLCGDSQTLTQFVPARIVQGIAGGITLPIAQTMLLNEYPKRLKAVALTVWGLFSITPFTIGMPVGGYIAYMLGWRFLFYLDFVLTLIIVGTLSALLYGRGFRRSYGRFDAMGFLLLAMLLLGLQTLLNMGNDFDWLDSPFLQAILVVLVIVFPCFIIWELGERHPILDLRLFLHRNFLIGVISLTLGFFAVQGLLSLLIVQIQLLLGYSSKLAGLALLPLVLLGAPVIAVMHYLCKYIDARWLICLNSLGFAWVFYWIGLYDDPHSYEELFWPMVMEGIFLGSFFTPVTVLLLHGLSGPLVTRAAEVANLLRVAAGAFGITFQGIVLFRRKYFHQLHLADHFGGRQWTSFDPLERLADKFSAAGLSPSEIQGKFGALIKQQAAILGMNDAFLVASFLFIGLGLLVWFAHPTHLPLSPTSADELREMRAEELIEEVP comes from the coding sequence ATGGCGGCGGTGTACTTGAGGCGGTTACGTGGATGGCGGTTCGTGCTGTTCAACGCCGTCCTCGGCCTGTCTCACATCGTGGTGCTGTTCAACGCGGGGTCGTACATCGCCCTCCTGCCGCACGTGTCGGGAGACTTGGGGGGAGTCTTACCCAGTTTTGTCACATGGGCGCAGACCGACTTCATGGTGGGGCTGGCACTCGGCTTTCCGCTGGCTCGCTACCTGTCAGGGCGGATCGGCGACTATCGGCTGTTGATCGGCGCCTTCATGGTGTACAGCGTGGCTTCCTACCTGTGCGGAGACAGCCAGACCCTCACCCAATTCGTCCCGGCTCGCATCGTCCAAGGCATCGCCGGCGGCATCACCTTGCCGATCGCGCAGACGATGTTGCTGAACGAATATCCCAAACGGCTGAAGGCGGTGGCGCTCACCGTTTGGGGCCTCTTCAGCATCACGCCCTTCACGATCGGCATGCCGGTCGGCGGCTACATCGCGTACATGCTCGGTTGGCGATTCCTGTTCTACCTGGATTTCGTGCTCACGTTGATCATCGTCGGTACCCTGAGCGCGCTCCTCTACGGGCGGGGATTCCGGCGGAGCTACGGTCGGTTCGACGCGATGGGGTTTCTGCTACTGGCGATGTTGTTGTTGGGGTTGCAGACCCTGCTCAACATGGGGAACGATTTCGATTGGCTGGATTCGCCGTTCCTCCAGGCCATCCTGGTGGTGCTAGTCATCGTCTTTCCCTGTTTCATCATTTGGGAGTTGGGCGAGCGGCACCCGATCCTCGACCTTCGCCTGTTTCTGCATCGCAATTTCCTGATCGGCGTCATCAGCCTCACGCTTGGCTTCTTTGCCGTTCAGGGATTGTTGTCGTTGTTGATCGTGCAGATCCAGTTGCTGCTGGGCTATTCGTCCAAATTGGCGGGCTTGGCGTTGCTGCCGTTGGTGTTGTTGGGGGCGCCGGTCATTGCGGTCATGCATTATCTCTGTAAATACATCGATGCACGCTGGTTGATTTGTTTGAACAGTCTCGGATTTGCCTGGGTTTTTTATTGGATCGGCCTGTACGACGATCCCCATTCATACGAGGAGTTGTTTTGGCCGATGGTCATGGAGGGGATTTTCCTGGGATCGTTTTTTACACCTGTGACGGTGCTGCTCCTGCATGGACTGTCAGGCCCCCTGGTCACCCGTGCAGCCGAGGTTGCGAATTTATTGCGTGTTGCTGCCGGCGCATTCGGCATCACGTTCCAGGGCATCGTTCTGTTCCGGAGGAAATATTTTCACCAACTGCATTTGGCCGATCATTTCGGTGGACGGCAGTGGACCTCATTCGACCCGCTGGAGCGTCTGGCAGACAAATTCAGCGCTGCCGGGCTCAGTCCGTCGGAGATCCAGGGTAAATTTGGTGCCCTGATCAAACAACAGGCGGCGATTCTCGGCATGAACGACGCCTTTCTGGTCGCCAGTTTTTTGTTCATTGGTTTAGGCCTGTTAGTCTGGTTTGCGCATCCGACTCACTTGCCGTTGTCTCCGACCTCTGCCGATGAGTTGCGGGAGATGCGCGCGGAAGAGTTGATCGAGGAGGTGCCATGA
- a CDS encoding sigma 54-interacting transcriptional regulator, giving the protein MRNVDLSYRTLLSVTNVLNSQRDRQSLFRAVVDQLAHVVRWERAGITVYDLESDAFRFYAVETNLPKVVLRSDAMIPRADSAVGWVYDHQRVHVRPHLQRERLFIEDESYLAEGLGRMINLPMVVQDDCLGTLNIGSVEEGPPDPEDVEFLQQVATQIGYAIAQVNAYEEINRLREQLAQENVYLTEELRSSQDYGIVEGRSRAFEQVLTLAHRAAPTTATVMLTGETGTGKEVMARAIHEWSARRTRAFVRLNCAALPAGLIESELFGHERGAFTGADRQRVGRFELADGGTLFLDEIGEMPLEAQAKLLRVLQDGLVDRVGGTKPVPVDVRVIAATNADLRAAIAQGRFRSDLYYRLNVFPIHLPPLRERPEDIPSLARHFLRHHAQRLKRVCHDVEAASMERLVQYAWPGNVRELENLVERALILCHEQILRIDPAMVTLPLAAEPAAGRTLQDEERRHILKVLTLADWQIEGPGAAAEQLGLAPSTLRSRMQKLGIRRPARL; this is encoded by the coding sequence GTGCGCAACGTCGATCTCAGCTACCGAACGCTGCTGTCGGTCACCAACGTGTTGAACTCCCAACGCGATCGGCAAAGTCTCTTTCGCGCCGTCGTGGATCAGCTTGCCCACGTCGTTCGGTGGGAACGGGCGGGGATCACGGTCTATGACCTGGAGTCGGATGCGTTTCGGTTCTATGCCGTTGAAACGAACCTTCCCAAGGTGGTGTTGCGCAGCGACGCCATGATTCCCCGTGCCGACAGTGCCGTAGGATGGGTCTACGATCACCAGCGTGTTCATGTGCGCCCGCATCTTCAGCGCGAGCGCCTATTCATCGAGGACGAGAGTTACCTCGCCGAGGGATTGGGGCGGATGATCAACTTGCCGATGGTGGTGCAGGACGATTGCCTGGGCACCTTGAACATCGGCAGCGTCGAGGAGGGCCCGCCCGATCCGGAGGATGTCGAGTTCCTGCAGCAGGTCGCGACGCAGATCGGGTACGCCATTGCGCAGGTGAATGCGTATGAGGAGATCAATCGGCTGCGCGAGCAGTTGGCGCAAGAAAATGTATATCTGACGGAAGAACTACGATCCAGCCAGGACTATGGCATCGTCGAAGGACGGAGCCGGGCATTCGAGCAGGTACTGACGCTGGCGCACCGGGCCGCGCCGACCACCGCCACCGTGATGCTGACCGGCGAAACGGGGACGGGGAAGGAGGTCATGGCGCGCGCGATTCATGAATGGAGCGCCCGTCGGACCCGAGCATTTGTTCGGCTGAACTGCGCGGCGCTCCCTGCCGGCCTCATCGAGAGCGAATTGTTCGGCCACGAACGTGGTGCCTTTACCGGAGCGGACCGGCAGCGCGTGGGCCGTTTCGAACTGGCCGATGGCGGTACCCTCTTCCTGGACGAAATCGGCGAAATGCCGTTGGAGGCCCAGGCCAAGCTTTTGCGAGTGCTGCAGGACGGGTTGGTGGACCGCGTCGGCGGTACGAAGCCGGTTCCGGTAGATGTGCGGGTCATTGCCGCGACCAATGCCGATCTGCGGGCGGCGATTGCGCAGGGGCGTTTCCGCAGCGATCTGTACTATCGTCTGAATGTGTTTCCGATCCACTTGCCGCCGTTGCGCGAGCGTCCCGAAGACATCCCCTCCCTCGCGCGACATTTTCTCCGCCACCATGCCCAGCGGCTCAAACGAGTGTGTCACGATGTCGAGGCCGCGTCGATGGAGCGTTTGGTGCAGTACGCCTGGCCCGGCAATGTGCGCGAGTTGGAGAACCTCGTCGAGCGGGCGTTGATCCTGTGCCACGAGCAGATCCTGCGGATCGACCCGGCGATGGTGACGCTCCCCCTCGCCGCCGAGCCCGCGGCCGGACGGACGCTCCAGGACGAAGAGCGGCGTCACATCCTGAAAGTCTTGACCCTCGCCGATTGGCAAATCGAAGGTCCCGGCGCCGCCGCCGAACAACTGGGGTTGGCGCCGAGCACCCTCCGAAGCCGCATGCAGAAATTGGGGATCCGTCGCCCCGCTCGCCTGTAA
- a CDS encoding efflux transporter outer membrane subunit, with the protein MTAVRRSVWSGFALAGALWCASCAWIPKGDPPAEYIEPPEMKETLAEVTHRLQQWPDDRWWEQFGNPELNDLIETALKDNPGLKVASARLREATAMVKVEGARLLPFLEADASLTYERLSQHGVFAALNPEVAGVQFMLGIINPLSFRYEFDFWGKNRAMLESALGHAAAEEAEMAEVRLRLTTGIARAYFRGQALRQQFDIVKTIVGIRRDLLKLAETRFRLGLDNDQPVKVAVADYEAAFKREAAVRDQLDVQRHLIARLAGKGPDEAIHLFAKPAAVIPSQISAPDHLSIGLLVHRPDLAAALYRAYAASKLVKVAKTRFYPTIDLTGFVGFNALTLTKGADKLANFLFSGQSFSYGLAPGLRIPWFEGGRLRGELAAQRAEYDAAVELYNDTLLDAMREVADSLSAWQTTGEMMASHKRLLASLSDDWRLAKVRLVSGLDDDREVLRHRQPVLEQEYALRALESDQLVAAVDLIESLGGGYHNPDITKRPAHNPS; encoded by the coding sequence ATGACCGCCGTGCGACGAAGCGTGTGGTCCGGTTTCGCGCTTGCGGGAGCTCTCTGGTGTGCGAGCTGCGCCTGGATTCCCAAAGGTGATCCCCCCGCGGAGTACATCGAACCGCCGGAGATGAAGGAGACCCTGGCCGAGGTCACCCATCGCCTGCAGCAGTGGCCCGACGATCGTTGGTGGGAACAGTTCGGGAACCCGGAATTGAATGACCTGATCGAAACCGCCCTCAAGGACAACCCCGGGCTGAAAGTGGCTTCCGCACGGCTCCGCGAGGCGACGGCGATGGTGAAGGTGGAAGGCGCGCGGCTGTTGCCGTTCCTGGAAGCCGACGCATCTCTCACCTATGAGCGACTCTCGCAACACGGTGTCTTTGCCGCGTTGAATCCGGAAGTCGCCGGGGTGCAGTTCATGCTGGGCATCATCAATCCCCTGAGTTTCCGGTATGAATTCGACTTCTGGGGAAAGAATCGGGCCATGCTCGAATCGGCGCTGGGCCATGCCGCAGCCGAAGAGGCGGAGATGGCGGAAGTGCGCCTGCGGCTGACCACCGGTATTGCGCGGGCCTACTTCCGAGGCCAGGCGCTCCGGCAACAGTTCGACATCGTCAAGACCATCGTCGGCATCCGCCGGGATCTGCTCAAGCTGGCGGAAACGCGGTTTCGTCTCGGGCTGGATAACGACCAGCCGGTGAAGGTGGCCGTGGCGGACTACGAGGCGGCGTTCAAGCGGGAGGCGGCGGTCCGTGACCAGTTGGACGTGCAACGGCACTTGATCGCCCGGTTGGCCGGCAAGGGGCCCGACGAGGCGATCCATCTGTTTGCCAAACCGGCGGCGGTGATTCCTTCGCAGATTTCGGCGCCCGATCACCTATCCATCGGCCTGTTGGTGCATCGGCCCGACCTGGCCGCCGCGCTCTACCGTGCCTATGCCGCGTCGAAATTGGTGAAGGTGGCCAAGACCCGGTTCTATCCCACCATCGACCTGACCGGCTTCGTGGGATTTAACGCGCTGACGCTCACGAAAGGGGCGGATAAACTGGCCAACTTCCTGTTCAGCGGACAGAGTTTCTCTTACGGCCTTGCACCGGGGCTGCGCATTCCCTGGTTCGAGGGCGGCCGGCTTCGAGGGGAATTGGCGGCACAACGCGCGGAATACGATGCGGCGGTGGAACTCTACAACGACACGCTGTTGGACGCCATGCGCGAGGTGGCGGACAGCCTGAGCGCCTGGCAAACGACCGGGGAGATGATGGCCTCGCATAAGCGCTTGCTGGCCTCCTTGAGCGACGACTGGCGGTTGGCCAAAGTTCGGCTGGTGAGCGGCCTCGATGACGACCGCGAAGTGCTACGGCATCGGCAGCCGGTGCTAGAGCAGGAATATGCCTTGCGGGCGTTGGAGAGCGACCAGTTGGTCGCCGCGGTCGATCTCATCGAGTCCCTGGGCGGCGGCTATCACAACCCGGACATCACGAAACGGCCGGCACATAACCCGAGTTGA
- a CDS encoding HlyD family secretion protein: MVALLVLLTTIGYLVFWWTHDRHWVKTDNAYVTGNLVPVAAQATGIVTHVLAEETQFVNRGDLMIRLDEHLAYAALGRARGRLGEEVRRIAALFMTRKQLAEKLVSRTARLELARHDMDRYQKAVPSGAVSKQIVQNTADKILALEAEVRETQAELDTLDAQIGGTTVTEHPAVEFAKHQLIEAYLEYTRQQIRAPVSGYVAKRKAQVGDRVSPGAPLMTIVPLDHLWVEANLRETELQHVRPGQPALVNVSMYGSRQTFHGTVEGLVPGSGSPFALLPPDNSTGNFIHIVERVPVRIALPAEEIREHPIRPGLSTVTSINVSESGQSVWTSLATPSTAEYETDVYADELPTAESIANEVMETNLVIAASDAAGGLATVRSVVQAEPQKPTAGGLRSAHGEFGQTGSARRPDQFDRERETLIPPRSPDLGRSTHPLAPSIGPGSGLLGPEGGRSPSRLRSDFERSQRSRPLELH; this comes from the coding sequence ATGGTAGCCTTGCTGGTTCTGCTCACCACCATCGGTTATCTCGTCTTTTGGTGGACGCACGACCGTCATTGGGTCAAGACCGATAACGCGTATGTCACCGGGAACCTCGTGCCGGTCGCGGCGCAAGCCACCGGCATCGTCACCCACGTACTGGCGGAAGAAACGCAGTTCGTCAATCGCGGCGACCTGATGATTCGCCTGGACGAACACCTGGCTTACGCAGCGTTAGGCCGGGCGCGCGGACGGCTGGGCGAAGAAGTCCGGCGCATCGCCGCGCTGTTCATGACCAGAAAACAGCTGGCGGAAAAACTGGTGTCCCGGACTGCGCGGCTGGAGTTGGCTCGCCACGATATGGATCGCTATCAAAAGGCCGTGCCGAGCGGCGCGGTGTCGAAGCAAATCGTGCAGAATACGGCGGATAAGATCTTGGCGTTGGAAGCCGAGGTGCGGGAGACGCAGGCCGAACTCGACACCCTCGATGCCCAAATCGGCGGCACGACGGTGACGGAACATCCCGCGGTAGAGTTCGCCAAACATCAGCTCATCGAGGCGTATCTCGAGTATACGCGGCAGCAGATCCGCGCCCCGGTGTCCGGGTATGTGGCCAAACGGAAGGCGCAGGTCGGCGACCGTGTGAGTCCCGGCGCGCCGCTCATGACGATCGTGCCGTTGGACCACCTGTGGGTGGAGGCGAACCTGCGCGAAACCGAATTGCAGCACGTGCGGCCGGGACAGCCGGCGCTCGTGAACGTGAGCATGTACGGGAGCCGGCAGACCTTCCATGGCACGGTCGAGGGGTTGGTGCCTGGAAGTGGCAGCCCCTTTGCGCTGCTGCCGCCCGATAATTCCACGGGCAACTTCATTCACATCGTTGAGCGGGTGCCGGTGCGGATCGCGTTGCCGGCGGAAGAAATTCGCGAACACCCGATCAGGCCGGGCCTGTCGACCGTGACGAGCATCAATGTGTCCGAGTCCGGGCAGTCCGTGTGGACATCCCTCGCGACTCCCTCCACGGCGGAATATGAAACGGATGTGTATGCCGACGAGTTGCCCACGGCGGAATCCATCGCGAACGAAGTGATGGAGACTAATCTGGTGATCGCCGCCTCGGACGCCGCCGGCGGTCTCGCGACGGTCAGATCTGTCGTTCAAGCAGAGCCGCAGAAGCCGACGGCCGGGGGACTGCGATCCGCTCACGGTGAATTCGGACAAACCGGTTCGGCGCGCAGGCCAGATCAGTTCGATCGGGAACGTGAGACGCTGATTCCACCACGGAGTCCGGACCTCGGCCGGTCGACTCACCCGCTGGCGCCCTCCATTGGTCCGGGATCCGGCCTTCTGGGGCCTGAAGGGGGGCGGAGTCCGTCCCGCTTGCGCTCCGACTTCGAGCGGAGCCAACGCTCGCGCCCCCTCGAATTGCACTGA